One genomic region from Phycisphaerales bacterium encodes:
- a CDS encoding sulfotransferase — translation MRNTTKHNGGPTVMLVGMGRSGSTWLWECLGNHPDVFVPTWKELNYFSHSFLRGVSYAQYLDNFIPATGEPPASIRMEFSVAYSRLSGSQIRCIKRLYPKLQLILLLRHPINRAWSGAHRSLGRRKNLNNLSEWRLFLFFQLYWKHKYGESYHEIITKWSKVFGPERLLVITKDEIDADKVSVLKRICLYIGADAEIDAGVFESDREINKSKNAAISSRAIPRSVEWFLARKYLRMIKKTNTLLDGKLDAWVESLRVQSQGGCFAWHVMACSTFVVAIPRNLVFLALSRFRIIAFNLVKPGS, via the coding sequence GTGAGAAACACAACCAAACACAACGGTGGGCCAACAGTGATGCTGGTCGGTATGGGTCGTTCTGGGAGTACCTGGTTGTGGGAGTGCCTCGGCAATCATCCGGATGTCTTCGTTCCAACGTGGAAGGAGCTCAACTACTTTTCTCATTCCTTTTTGCGTGGTGTAAGCTACGCGCAATACCTGGACAACTTTATTCCCGCGACCGGTGAACCACCAGCATCGATTCGAATGGAATTCAGCGTTGCTTATTCGAGGCTCTCTGGATCCCAAATTAGATGTATTAAGCGACTTTATCCCAAACTCCAACTCATTCTGCTGCTGAGGCATCCGATCAACCGAGCATGGTCTGGAGCCCACCGTTCTTTAGGGCGCCGCAAGAATCTCAACAACCTCTCAGAGTGGAGGCTGTTTCTTTTCTTTCAACTCTATTGGAAACATAAATACGGAGAGTCCTACCATGAGATCATTACAAAATGGTCGAAGGTATTTGGCCCGGAGCGTTTGCTGGTCATTACGAAGGATGAAATTGATGCTGATAAGGTGTCGGTGCTCAAGCGAATCTGCTTATACATTGGCGCGGACGCAGAAATAGACGCCGGCGTATTCGAAAGCGATCGTGAGATAAACAAAAGTAAGAACGCCGCGATCTCGTCCCGAGCGATACCGCGATCCGTGGAATGGTTCTTGGCGCGAAAATACCTTCGTATGATCAAGAAAACCAATACGCTTCTTGATGGAAAGCTGGATGCTTGGGTTGAAAGTTTAAGAGTACAGAGCCAAGGAGGTTGTTTCGCTTGGCATGTCATGGCGTGTTCAACCTTCGTAGTGGCGATACCTCGGAACCTTGTTTTTCTAGCACTCAGCCGATTTAGAATCATCGCTTTCAATCTGGTAAAACCAGGTTCTTGA
- the nusG gene encoding transcription termination/antitermination protein NusG, whose protein sequence is MQDAQEKIDSASEVTNAAETAEVVADDNAGKQPESEVASTSSGESSASPTDEKKSAAEGTVEDEAFDPAVDLPMYREGMDWFVLRVASNKESYVRETLVRKVQIEQLEHLVGRIMVPTEKTKTLKGGKHRVTETKLYPGYVFVEMHLEKDGRIPQDVFFLIKETTGVGDFVGTAGRPTPMAAHEVEKMLFDSRQPEETPIVKLEFERGDNVTIKEGPFENYEGTVDEVMPDKGLVRVLVTIFGRQAPIELEYWQIQKAEG, encoded by the coding sequence ATGCAAGACGCGCAAGAGAAGATAGATTCGGCTTCAGAAGTGACCAATGCTGCAGAGACAGCTGAAGTAGTCGCTGATGACAACGCCGGCAAACAACCTGAGAGCGAAGTTGCTTCAACATCGTCTGGCGAGTCATCTGCATCTCCAACAGATGAAAAAAAGTCTGCTGCTGAGGGTACTGTGGAAGACGAGGCTTTTGATCCAGCTGTTGATCTGCCCATGTATCGCGAAGGCATGGACTGGTTCGTCCTTCGCGTTGCTTCCAATAAGGAAAGCTATGTTCGCGAGACGTTGGTAAGAAAAGTCCAGATCGAGCAACTTGAGCATTTGGTTGGGCGCATCATGGTGCCAACGGAAAAAACCAAAACCCTCAAAGGTGGCAAGCACCGTGTGACCGAGACAAAGCTTTATCCCGGCTACGTCTTTGTTGAGATGCACCTCGAAAAAGACGGCCGTATTCCTCAGGATGTTTTCTTCCTGATCAAAGAAACCACTGGTGTAGGCGACTTTGTTGGTACGGCTGGGCGTCCAACGCCAATGGCAGCTCATGAAGTTGAGAAGATGCTCTTTGACTCACGTCAGCCGGAAGAAACGCCGATCGTCAAACTTGAGTTTGAGCGCGGCGATAACGTGACCATCAAGGAAGGCCCCTTCGAGAACTACGAAGGTACGGTTGATGAAGTCATGCCTGATAAGGGTCTCGTTCGAGTCTTGGTTACCATCTTTGGACGCCAGGCACCAATTGAGCTTGAGTACTGGCAGATTCAAAAGGCAGAAGGCTAA